The region ACTCGGGATTACTCCTCGATGGGTGAGACCTTCCTTTTTTACATTCAGCAATGAAACGTCTACCGTCTTGGAGGCGAGTGACTACATCACCTTGTCCTGGCAGTGAGTGAATCTCAATCGTGGAGCTAAACGTTTGGTGCCTGTACGTTCCAGACCACTTGTTTCCTTCGGCTTGGCGTATCCAGCCCCGCTTGGCCAAGAAAGGAATGGGTTCGAAGATAATTTTCCCTTGAACTTTGACCATGGCGCCGTCAATGGATACGGAGACCACATCTGCTGCTAGTCCTTGATCGATGAGCCACATGGCTAGGTGAAGTGATACTTTGGCTTCTGGAATACGCATGATAGTTATGCTCTCAGCACATTTCCCTTACGACGGGGTGATTGTAATTCAGGATCGCCACCGCATAATCGTGTGGTGTCCCGATTCTCTTTTCGATGCAAAATGCTCCTTTGTGCTCCAGGTCTGAGATCACTCGTTTCCGTTGGTAATCGGCAAGGGTGGGGAGTGCTTGTGGGAGGCTGTCAAGCAAGGGGCCGAGCCAGATTTCGTGATGTCTTCCATATTCTGTGATGATGAATTGGAGGCATGTTCTTTCTTCATCATTGAGATCGGGATTGACGATATTGAACCAGTGTCCATCCTCTGGAGGTTCTGCAGCACGTTTCTTGACCGATGTTTCCTTACTTACCTTCTCCTTCAGTGCCTTCGTCCGTTCAGCATCCCGTTCTGCCTCAGCTTTCTCGTAATCTTTCTGTCTGCTTGCACTCTCTTCGAGCTTGCGGAGACGTTCAGGAGCAAAGAGCTTGAGTGCGTCGATGAAATTGCTCTGACCAACATTGGTAAGGAGATCGCCAGAGAAGCTGCTCTCGAATCCAACAGCGAAGACCTTCTTCGCCTGCTTTTTCAGGTGCTGGATAAGTGGGATGTAGTCCCGGTCACCGGCAAAGACGACAAACGTATCGATCTCCGGACGCTTGGCGAGTACATCCATGGCGTCAATACAAAGCCTCATATCCGCCGCGTTCTTGTGGTCTGTTCCCATGACGTACACAGTTTCCACACCAGATAGAAAGAGAGATTGTTGCGGAGTGGCCTTGATGCGTTCGTAATCGGCGTAGGCATTTGAAATGATCGTCAGGAGGCCATATTCCTTTTCCAGATACGCATTCAGATTCATCAGTAGGTCGATGACATAGTCATTGAGCTCAGGAATATCGGCGTACTTGTTTGTGAGATGATAGTAGACGTTTTCGTAATCAATGAACAGCGATGCGTATACACTCATTGTACCCTCCAGTACGTACGATTTTGATGTTGGATGTCGGGCGAATCAGGTGTCAATCAGCTCGATAGTATGGAAAACGGAGAGCAATATCAACCTCGATCTGGTGAGTGTATTTGACATTCTCGCTTCGGCGGAGTACGTTTGATATACCCTCCCTCCCCCCATGGGCGTTTCGGCATCTGCCGGAGCGCTCATTTTTTTCGCGATCTTCGCATACAGTTGACATTCATATCCGGAATACGTACCGTTGTGCAGCCAATGCCGTTGATTTTCTGGCATCAAGCATATTGTGACACCTACCTTTCTGGGGCTCATGGAAAAAACCGCAAAACAGGCACAAGTCATCGTCCAGGGAATGGTAAACGCTGGAATAAAAATGAAGGATATTGTAGCTGGGACTGGTGTCAACCCCACGACACTTGGGTGGATCCGCAAAGGACGTACTGAGAAAATCTCGGAGAAGACGTTTGACCGCATCTGGGAGTTCTGGTCAAAGCAACCGATAAGCAAAGAACAGGAAGAAGCACCTGCCCAGGAAAGCGTTGAGCCTGATGCGCGGCAAAAACTCGAAGAAGCACGTGCGATCGTGCATGACCTGCTTAATCGTGGCATGACAACGACGGATGTGGCGTATATGTCAGCGATCACGGCGAGGACAGTACGTGATTTACGTGAAGCACTCACCGACGAAGTCAGTGACAGGGTCTATTCTCGGCTGCAAGCGTACTACAAAGAACGTACGGGTGAGACATTCGTCCTGGGCGTCCATAAAGATAAAGCTGGGAAGCATAAATATGACATCGATAACAGTACTCGCTCGACGATCAGTAAGGCCATGTACGGGAGGAAGACTCCGACCCGGAAGCAGTGGTCTGCACCGATACCGGAAAAAGTGCCAGTGACTATCACAACGAACCTTAGTAAGGGGGACGTTGAGAAGACCGTGGAGAACGCACGGGAAATGGTACAGGACTTGCTGCGTGCGGGAATATCCGGATTGAAGATCGCCGAGGGATCGGGTGTGAGCTCTGCCACCGTCGCCAACATACGTAACGGTCGGTCGACAGTTGTACGTGCGAAGGTCTTCGACAGGATACGGGATTACTGGTTGAAGAGTGTGGAGTGGAAGGAGGACTCGACCGTGAAGACCACGATGGACTTAATCAGCCATGACCATGTACCGGTCAATGCTGACGCCATGAAGGCGATCATCGAGCGTCTGATCGGGAATTTCGAAGCGGCGGTAAAGGAGTTGGCTAGTATTCGGAAGGAGTT is a window of bacterium DNA encoding:
- a CDS encoding NYN domain-containing protein, whose translation is MSVYASLFIDYENVYYHLTNKYADIPELNDYVIDLLMNLNAYLEKEYGLLTIISNAYADYERIKATPQQSLFLSGVETVYVMGTDHKNAADMRLCIDAMDVLAKRPEIDTFVVFAGDRDYIPLIQHLKKQAKKVFAVGFESSFSGDLLTNVGQSNFIDALKLFAPERLRKLEESASRQKDYEKAEAERDAERTKALKEKVSKETSVKKRAAEPPEDGHWFNIVNPDLNDEERTCLQFIITEYGRHHEIWLGPLLDSLPQALPTLADYQRKRVISDLEHKGAFCIEKRIGTPHDYAVAILNYNHPVVREMC